AAAGTAGTCAAAGGTGAGGGACTAACAACTGCCAACGATCCATATTGTGTCATCGAAATGGATGAACCGCCACAGAAAAACCAAACTGGTGCCAGACAAGGAACGACACCATTTTGGGACGAACATTTCTTGTTGTAAGTATCATGTCCCCGCGATTGCAGCAATTTAACAAGCTAAACGAATCCAAATGTATACCTAGCGACCTATCAGAACAATCTGCCGAAATATTGTTCGAAATTTACGATCGTCCAGCTAATGGCACCGATCCACCGAAATTTTTGGGATTAGGTCTGGTTGGAATTGATGAATTGGCGGTGGGACCGGCATCATCACAGATATTAACATTACAACCTCGCCCGTACGAAACGGAAAGTGTTAGTGGCGCTATTACCGTTGAATTTGTGTTTATCGAAGGTGCAGAAGTGCCGGCTGGACGGAGACCATACAAATTCAAGGAAGCACTGAAGATAACCAATCCGGCTGTTGTCAATGGTTATTTATTCACCAATTTTAATTactgaaatttgaatgaaagttTAAAGTGGCTGGACGTCGGGCACAATTTTTGGAGaagatttttttgcttttcatgaatttcttcaaaaattgcCCTATGGTGAACAGCAAATGTTGGGAAGTTGACTGCCTAGatttttgttgcataaatgtaaaaattatgaGTTTTTTTGTTGGGTGCTGAACGAACACAGAAGAGTCGAATATGTTCTTGCAAATCAGTCTTTTGTCTCCAACGGCACCAATATTGTTGTAATTTTACTCAAATACAAAGTTTAATATttcgaaacgttttaccgAGACTTTTCTTTACGTTCTCGTTTATtcagctttttttttgttttcgaaaacaaaTCACCACAAAACGTTCAGTCATAAGTTATACTTCCATTCAAATCTCATTAAAGACTGTCTTCGTCACCACATTCAATATTCATATAAACACTTTCTTTTAGGCTATCAAAACGGACAGGATTTAGCCGATACGGCCGTTAAGGCTATCGAAGGCGGTGCATTAACGTCTAGCGCAAATCCCAGTAGAAGCACATTAATCATTCATAGCGTGCAACGAGTAAggacatttttattgtttcattttacaaaattttaattaataaggAAATGGGTAGAAAGGGTAAATTGGGTAGCAAATTATTGTTATAATCGatatatggaaaattgaaGTGCATGGTTGTCTGAATGGTTGTTGTTATGTTATTGTTTTATATTTCTATAAATCTCTCTGTTCAATTTACTTACTATAATTAAAAGTATAtctatcgaatctattacttcaattgatcgaattattattttttgaaagattgaaacgaaatctaTCGCTTCATTCGTTTTAGCATTTTTTTGCTATAAAGAACGACTGTAGCTAGAggtcatcgtttatttttgttgtcgttgtgtcgttgataacagatgatgtgCCTAGATTTCGGAAGGAGATCTGATACACTGTTCTTAACATTTAACTTCTCGTCGATAAATATCAAACAGATGGTTTTAAGACTGAATCTTGTATGTGTTGAATATATATAGAGCTTACATCTTGGCTCAAAtacaagaagaaaaaccctTAAGATCTCATCAGTCACTTCGAGTAAATTCTTGATAAACCAAACTGTAAAAAGtgacacattttgtttcagctgttccACAAAAGTGGATCAGCtaaaaaaaacagctgaaacaaaatgcgtctctgaaaaacagctgtaATGAAATgcgtcacttatttcaaagtcgccgactgtatGTAGAATCAGATCCAAAGTGGCTGAAATAGGCTAGATGAGTGTTTCGCTCGTGATAGCTCTTTAAGTAAATACCGCAAATTTTAATCGAATGAGGCGCCAGTAAAAATGGCAACGGGCTCTTCTGTATTCGCCCTAACAACCCACACGGCCAGTGCGGACCATTCCCACGATATTCACATTTCTCAGAAGTAATATCTCGTgacgatttcaaaaattattgccAAGCAAACAAGCAATTTTCAACGGGCAAGGTTGAATTTAATGTTGTAGGAACGTCAATGTCATGATCAATTTGGGCACAATTTTATGTTGTCTAAAACAATGGCAACGTTTTCGCATTTGCTAGTTTTTTACGGTTCAATTATATAGACAACGAATTATGTATTCACGAAAATGTACTCTGCATAGCGTatacaaaacaattgaaatttagaACAGAAAcatcttttgtttttctttaaatttctatattttatttattggcgTAGAAGGTATAAAAAGACCTATTACACAGAAGCGGGGAAGCACTCACAATTTTCcataaaagacaaatttttttgtttcttttattaatTCGCACATTTTACtatcgtttttcttttctttttaatttcattttagaaagatcggccattttattacacggtaattataatttttacactttaCACATTTAAAGGTGAATTCATCGGCAAAGGTATTTATTTGCGGCCATGGCGGCTTtacatgatttttattttagtcgAATCTTGAATTGAATGTCCTTGTGAGTTTACTTTTGCAACACTATCGATACattccaacaaaaatattttttcggtgTCCAGCCTCAAATAGGTCGAATCCCgactttaaaatgaaaattagcgtcttaaaagtttttgaaagcaCCAGAACCCGCAGCGGGTTACACACCTAGAgtaattgcaaaatttttgaaaggaaaattttctttaggaTTTTTAGCAATTACTTCAAAAGTCTGACAAGTGCATGAAAGCATCAGTGCTTTAAACTAATTGTAACACTTGAAGTAGCTATTTCTAACCAGTCTAACAAGTCTCGAAATGTGGTGACGAtcgtaaaatatttactttaacAATATTAAAAGGGCAATACATAACTCGCCGTCGACTCGTCTTTGACAATCTCACATTTAGTATTTTCCTATTGATTGGCAAAACATGAAAGTAGCTACTTCAAAACTGGAATGcgtaaaatttataattagaatcaaggctgtaaacttggGAGGTCACGCAGGCATGGATGTAGGGTGACCAGGCCTTATTATTGGGaacttaaatatttaaaaaaaaactgaatattCCGAATAATTCTAAaagtagtgaaaaaacattcaGAATTTTTGTAGAACCCACTCTCACAGAATATTCTCATATTCCGAataaaaattcccaataaaTTAAACCTACTGATGGCGCAACATATATTATCAAAAGATGTGATATGCCACCCTAGGGCTTATTTCTAGgaatttttattagaaaattttatgaataagtttcggaaaaattctgaacaattttttaggagtttttaggattgttcgaaattttcagaattcttccaattttcatacaaaaaaattcacctcgCCACGATGATTTGGTGATTTTTTTGGCTGTACTAGGAACGTGACCTGTTCCAGtgcatttaataaaataataatcttcATCCCCATCCCCATTCCCTTAAGACAGCCCTGACCGAAAATCATACTAACTTTCGATGAACTCaccaatttagttttttttagttttacaacaaaaagaaatccaACAAATTTAATTGCTTGTGGTTTGTTCTGTAAAGTATTAATAAAACTTGGTGCTgagtaataattaaaattcgtAATTACAGTTGCTGCTGAGTGTAACGAACGAAACatcattttaaattacattGTGATCTTGCAATAAAACCACAACAGCAAAATTAACTGTCATGCACGTGTTATACACGTCTATGATTGTGCGTCAGTTCTACTCgattaattaaataaagttCACTTAGCAACTCAATGAAgcataaattttgtattgtaACGGTTCAAAGatttaacaatttcatttcgtaTACCTCACAGCAGCACTAATTACGCTTTtccattttgtattttcgtgattttgaattgaattaacaAATCACTAACCGAAACAATCTCAGGTTGAGTTGAACCAAGATGGTCAAATACAAGTTGATGAGTCTGTGGACGTGACTCAAGACAATAATTCATTGGTTGCCAATGTCGGCAGTCCAGTTAATGATGGCGAATTGCTTGATGACACAAATGATTCATCAATCATTACTGCTGATGTGGAAGTATTGGAAAATGGAACTGCATCTGAAGTGGTACGTTGTCttggaattgtttttttgttttttctttgattttgttttatcttCGCACTCAATTCACTGTCACAAACACCCGATGATTTTGACTAGTGTAAGGTAGGTTATTTTGTTGGTCAGTGTTTGGTGTGTTTTATAACAATAACACAGATTGCGTAACAGTAAGACCCACGTATTTTATGTCTGATGAGAGAAATAGGAGCATGCAAATATCTTCTTTTATGTCTAACCTAGGAATCTTTGCACGTAACGATCCTCCATATTTATGTGCTCTCTGTGTCGATAGCATCTTACTTTAACACATCTAAGGGTTTTGGTAGATGCTATTTGCACTCAGCTTCAAGAAGCCCCAtatacactatttgcactcaggtggggtgcaaatagtctaaAATTCAAGTATTCAAGTTGATTCTGACGAAACACTCAATTGTTAGTCCACTTTGTACAAGGAAGATTCAAGTTGCTCCTGACGAAATATTTAACTGTTAGGCCATCAGATTATTTGCAGTCAACCCGGGTACAAAGAGTAATAGACTATTTGTACTCGGGGGCAAATAGTCAAGCAAATAGTACTTTTTAGACTAGGGTGCAAGTAGTCACTTGGgaatattttattgcatttgaaCAAAGGTAGGCAATGTATATGGCCATAAAAAGGCAATGAATGCCATTCTGGAGGCGAAGCAGTTAAATAAGAGCCCAGAAGAGAgtaaagttttaatttaaaaaataaaaaatggcaGAAGTTCGTAGAGCCACCACCAGTCGATAGATCCTTACATAATGCACAGTACCAAGTGTCtcattccattttattttattaagatCATTTCCGAAACTATCATTCAGTATTCTTCGCTATAATTAAACAGCCAGGTGAGCCAGTTGCCCAATCATCGCCAATGCATCAAACAAATGGTTACAATCATTCACTGCCCAGAGACAATCAGTCAAATTATGTGATAACCGACAATGGTAACGATCCGAATCTAGACGATCGCGGACGCACCAGAAAGAAGCGAGACTTTTTCGGTACACTGAAACGTCGTCTCGGCCGTTCGAAAAGTCGTGCTAAATCAGTGGACCGTGGTATGATACCGATTGATGCGGACAATCCGAACGCACAGCTGCGATCGGTTTCGGCCGATCGTGGCGGATTAAATTCGAATAATACATCGGCAGGTAACGACAAATTATTTCATATTCACGTAGCGCTAATGTATTGATGGTCGTTTATTGTTTACATTGATGTGTTTGCTCAACTCGTAATGTGTAAAATTAGGACCAAGATTAGTTGTTCCAACTTTAGACCAATCAAGACGATCCTCACTTTCAGAGTCGTCAGCAATCTCAGGTTTCTCCAGTGCTAGTACAAAAACATATGTCCATGAGGCATCGACATTGGTTTtggaaacaattgaaaatggtGTCAAAAGGTTGGTTCGAAATTGTTATTGGAATATGGATTCGTAATACATCGACAATTATAATCGGTaatttcttttcggtattcacaGACACTTCTTAGTACCGTTAGCTGTTGCACAAAGACCGCGATGGCGACGCAAAGGTACTAAGCTACACATCTATAATGATCATACGTTTGTAGCAAAGCACTTGAGCGGGTAAGTGTTCAGAGACATATATAGAAGGATTGGCGAAAATTTTTACGAATGggaaatcttgaaaatttagCAAGGCACGTTTGAACGATGTGTGAATTAGGGATTTACCCTAATTGTCGAAATCTCCTTTTTCGTCACTGCaacactttttgttttgtgaaaatagCAATCCCAGTTTCAGTGCAAAGTCATTtcaattatgattcgctagacctGTTCGTGTGAGAATTGATATAGTGTTCTTAGAGCATTGTGCCACTGTCGTTATAACCTAATGAGAAATGGCCTTTTAGAACTAcattttaatgcaaaacgtcgaaagacaTATTGAATTGTCTTTCAGATCAAAAGGGTGGTCACAAACGTCCTcctattgaaattgaaattgctcCAATAAAATCGAACGTACGCTGCACTCGACTTCACCGAAAAATTGGGTTCCGTTTCGTCTTGCTGCTTAACATTACCTTCAGTGGTTTATATGCTTTGATCCCAATTAGGTCATTTCGAGATGTCACAAGTGAGGTTCATACTCCTTCTCCACTCCACCTGTCTTGTCGCCGGCAGCCGACTTTTTTATGGGCTTTCTCTCCTGCATAATCCCCTTACACCACTGGTCGTCTAAGCCTGGCACGAATGTGGATTTTTAAAAGTTATTGAGTATGACAACGTTTGCTTTGATGACCAAGATCtcaggggccgttcataagtTACGTGGGCAGGGGGCATCTAGAAAATGGAGCTTGTAACTTTACGTAGTTTTTGAAGACCCCTCATTGGAATAGAAGCTTCCGAAGAGGCATTCGTTTAAAACGCGCCGTGAATCAGTCCCAATCTTCATCATATTCAAActgataaaaactttttctattttagtGGGCTTACATGTGATGTTTGTAACCGTTCAATACCTCGCCGTCCAGGAAAGCAAGGCTACGAATGCCGAGATTGTATGACAAAATGTCACAAGCAATGTCATGTTAGAGTACCACAAGCATGTACAAATCCAACGGTTTTATCAATGGAATTGTAAGTATGCCGAATGTTTCATCCTctttttaatgatttaaaattagaaaagtAAATTCGATTCACACTCGAAATGGTGATATGATTTGAgtttattaattttgattgGATACAAAATGTATGGTTGATGGTTTGCTAGTGCCGTTCTATTCATGAATTCAATTTAGCACCAGTAATTTGTCGAATGCAACATACCATTTCATcaacataaaatcaaaattaaccAAATCCATTCTGTGTACTCTGTGTACCCCtctttgttaaatttttttttagtttggtcgtttcgttgaaattaatttgtttcttATTTCGAAAGGTCATCGCTACCAATGCTGTCTGATAGTAATTTGTAATAATTTCCGCACAACaatcaaaaacattaaaaaaaataaaaaaccaaaaataaaatgcttCTTCACCAACACTCAacttaaaatcgaaaaatttgatattcttctctctaaaaaaaattgtttacacaaaatgttaatCGTCATAATTGGGGTAAGCTTACGGGATATTATGTGTTCGACTGAGCTTTTTTTACATGTTGTTTTTGAAAGCGCTTTtacaaatgcatttaaaaaaaataaaaataaaaaataatttcctgaATGAAATAAGTTTTGCTAATAATTACAACCAAATCAAATCTGACATAATTTGCATATAAGAGCCTTAGTGAAAATTCTGCACAAAAGATTTTCCCTTAGTCCATTATGCAAATTTTGGCGGAAATTTGTTTGCCCTTTCCTTTGACTTTTAAAATTCGAACTGCAACAGCGAAATGTACAAGAAATATCAGCATGAAAAGGTCCTGCGcttatgtaaatatttaaactttttagCAACGACAATCTTATTCCGATGTATaaataatcattaaatctactacttcttttgtttaatgtCTCGCACCATCTTTGATTCGAAATCATcgacaaaatcttttacatcaTTAGTTTAAGCAAACATTTTACTACATAATTCAATATTACCAAGACCTAAacgcttatttttgttgtttctgtcgataacagatttcTAGCATTTCccagaaaataatttagaaacttTTGAGCTGGTAAAACGTCATGGCTTGTAGTACAATAAGCCCTAAATctaatagtatattacgtgcgtggttccaaatttttagtttttcccCTTCGGGCCgactacaaaaaatatttaaaaaaaaaacgtttctccTTCTTTCGTTGCGGTTGAATTAGCGGTATACAGTATTTAAAAGGCGCCACCGTTTTCAACATTGCATCCTCtacaataataatttcatctgttaccgacagTGACAACAACACAAATAAAGATGAGCTTTGGCTGACATGgtctttaattttcaaatctatgttaaaactaaagaagtagaagatttgcTATGAATCCGCAAGGCAAGAGCTTCGATCAAAAGAAGTCGTAGACTCGACAAAGtctgtaaaatgttaaaagagTGCAAGAAACGTTTAAATTGGTAACGCTGcacgtatttcatttttcgtccTTTCATTTAATACCAAACTATCGTATGAACTGTGCTTTATTATTAACCgaaaaaaacaactgatttcgCCAATAGTAGACCTAAAACGCGTGCTattttaactatatttcaaaTAGAATGAGTTTGTTTAACAAGCAACATCGTCATTAACCACTAATCTAATGGTATCCTGCTTCACACTGAATATAAGACATTCGTCCTTCTTCTCTGTAGCGatttaaatctaaatttacTTATGTTcattaagatttttttaacttgatCGAAGTCAAACGGAGTGTTGATCGGTCGCGTAGAAAGATTGATACTGGTAAAGAATCTGGGTAACTCTTAAAGAACCAAACGTTACATTCATTACGAACACTGAACAGCAAAGCATTCAGgtgtaataaattttgagaaaattgaataaaataaaattgaatcgtcTGAGCAAAAGAAAACTAGAGTTGAGTGGACAAATTAAATTAGTATACCGCCCGGCCCGAGGCGTAGCtttttctcattaaaaatGGTCGACATGCCCATGGTTGACTGTCCAATGAAATTCACAAACATTTCAGTTCTACTTGTGCACTTTGTGCTACCGACGTTTTGGGCTGCCCACTCACCTCTAAGAAAACTACTTTCCGTTATCATTCAATGATGAGTGACAAAATCAGGCTCGATTTGATAGAATTTTCCGCCACCTTTCTAATGCTTTGCTTTATCACAAAATGTTATGTCGCTTCTTACCTCGAAAGAAATACGGAAAACGCGGCTAAAACAAATTAACCAAAGCAATTTCATGTTCGAATGATTAGATtagttattttaataaatttggtttgccgtttacattttgaaaatatatacTAACCAAGCTCaaagttcaataaaaaaagcatttttgattaaatatgTTGAATACTAATGAACAAAATTCTTACAggtcaaaattaaattctgctGCCGCTGAAAGAAGCATACGAAAAACTTAAGAATGGATTTCTAAAATCTGCAACATTATTATTGTAACACTAGACCTCATCATAGTTTTAACTCTATGTTATGAATATTTACTTAAATAATCTCTTTCTAACTCTATGATATATATACATCTCTCTTTGTCTATGTCTTTgatacacgaaaaaaaaaatgaagaagaagaagaaatgaaTTAGCTCTAagtaataagaaaaatatcgaTGACACTCtgaattagtttttcaattttttttaaggaaatcGTGAAGAGATAACGTTTCTGGTATGAAATACGCAATGTTGGTGGTAATTATTTGTTTCGAATATTGTTTACTGTCCGAACCATCACTCTGAACTCGaatgaattatattttcaacaacGTGAGTTCAAGTCTTCACAGATCAATAtcgtttttgagtaaaaaacCTTCTATTTTCAATGACCTCACATTCATTCGGCTtggatcaaaaaaatttcctttagAAGTACGACTAAAATTTATGTGTCCCACAAATCCACTCGTCTCTCGATAGTAGGCCTGGAGATGGGATGTGGGAAGTGTGACTCTCAGTGGGAGCTCTAGCTCTCGATGGATATTGGACTCTCGATGGATGTCGGACTATCGACTCGATGGATGTCGGACTCTCAATGAATGTCGGACTCTCGATGAATGTCGGACTCTCGATGAATGTCGGAATCTCGATGGGAGATTTGACTCTCGATGAGAGATCTGACTCTCAAACAGATCTAACTCTTAATAGGAGGTCTGACTTTTGATGGATGTCAGAATCTCGATGGGAGATTTGGCTCTCAAAGCAATGGATGGTAgtaaaaattctcgaaaaaaaGTGGGGCGAGCTCTGTGGATATTCCCAAAAGTATGAAATGTTCTACTATGGTATGGTGTATCTGAATCTGTGAATTTAGATGTTTACTCGAAGATCAGTCATTTGACATGTACCAGGAACTATTAAAACTGGGAAATTGACTTCTAAAAATGTTCCCTAATACAACACGCTCGAATAACGTAAATTTCACTATTCATTTCGCTCTCAGTAAACGAGACACAAGATCTGATCGAACATGACCttcctttcctttttttcgtaattttcgttttattgatTTAAGACTTTCACAGATTTAAACTTAATTAAAAGCACGATGAGGGGTGGATTGGTTTTTATAGTTGTCTGTGTgtgattgaaaaataaactttaagtTTTGGTGAAAAGTGTTTTTCGGTAAAAGAAAAGATGTGAATTTCGAATTATGTTGGTTTCGTTTAAGTGGACATTGGATATTGGTATGCAATAAAGATAATGATGGAAAtgaattattataaattttgtataattttgcattggaaaatcgatgtttttttattggttATACACTTTGTAATATGTAGTTGGTGATTGCTGTATGCTGTATTTGTATCTTTTACGGAAATCGTTTTCAGAATGGTCCTTTTTTATCTTCGACATTATTTAGCGACACACAAGTAAGGCCTTAACGAATTAacagttttatatttttttctttttcttaaattaaaaGTCGTGCCTAAGAACAATATAACaagtttttttgtaaaaaaaaaacggatatgaaacaaaacaaaattcgtgTCGTTGTCACAACAGTAAACTGCcataatttgcataaacaactatttccaaaaatataacaaaagaattttcttgttctatttttcgaaatagttttttatgcaaattacggcactAATGCTTTGTTCACTGTGTAAAGCAATTTCACTTTcagtttttaaataaaaataataataatcgaaTCACGATTTGATGATCGAGTTTTACTATCTGCAAAGCTGTGTAAAAAGCAATGATtggaagtttttgttttgtttaaaaatagttCGTATAACACATGACACATGACTCTATTCAATTCAACATATAAATTAGAATGTTTAAtttaaggaaatttaattaaacaaaaacaaaaacttttttatgtaaaattaatAGAAAAGGTTCGATTAATGAAAGATTATGTTagtaaaaaatatattgaaattgttgtaaaacCAAATAACTTTATTGAgctaccaaattttcaataaattgtgaataaaaaaaatcgaaaaaaaactattttttttaatcatcgTTGCGGTATCGCAAAATATGCCTGATGGTCAGGCCTCCCACACCtaacaaatttttccattttcactaatttttacTTCgctgaaaatgtttaaattataATACAAAACAAGATCTACGCGAAACCGTAAGAGATCGCTTCAGGCATCGTCATTCTTCACATCTCGTCTTTTATTCATCGCCTATGCATAGTCTCTGTCTTTCGTCCAACCACCTCTTCTAAATCTTTTCTGATCCTTCTCCTGTAAGAGTAGTgaaccctttgcaaatttgtagcctacatttaggcgaaaatatattcttttttttgatgatttctctgaaccagaatctttttttgaaaaatgtccaaaataGTCCTACATCCTAGTTTTAAGTGCTAGGAAATAGGATGGCATTTGGTGCCATTTTGACCACACGTTCCGAAAACATGAGGAAGTTAAGTGAGGTGTAGAAAGCTGGGAAGGATAATTTAATAGGAAATCTCTTAAAATCTACGATTTATCAATTCTTTCTTTCAAAACATAtttaaatttgtagaaaaGTCTCGATAAGATCTAGGAAATACAATGAAATATCAGGAAATTTGTGATCACT
Above is a genomic segment from Bradysia coprophila strain Holo2 chromosome IV unlocalized genomic scaffold, BU_Bcop_v1 contig_106, whole genome shotgun sequence containing:
- the LOC119071060 gene encoding uncharacterized protein LOC119071060 isoform X12, coding for MADLADQIDDYICSFEGVGDLTMDTLAMLIFAWAVLALFLVWLCKFLYNKYVKKGNVPDTSKIGTSPSEKLRKTELKELSASKDIKGLDLAAKSLAPGSKGIVKPTSRSGSIDLSSRKRLSRKSPGPELRKPLRSIPPPSNVVGPESSSVTWTSQVFRWLYSDLVIVNELLQSWVTTLNENTKKTVESTGVAVEIVRVLPESPPPNLSNIYCESLDTQPSEMTITLDCEATPVLQIKTFRQKAGKVETSHYKATISRIRARLSIALSYNTLKGDMRVEGFPDIRITLNSVGAIKTLDQDEKQLQEVINEILTTTIRDTIYPVDFSIYSTCPRAVEMDPPEIPHNMEHLNPLQAQESPVTAVPSGRRLLVKVVKGEGLTTANDPYCVIEMDEPPQKNQTGARQGTTPFWDEHFLFDLSEQSAEILFEIYDRPANGTDPPKFLGLGLVGIDELAVGPASSQILTLQPRPYETESVSGAITVEFVFIEGAEVPAGRRPYKFKEALKITNPAVVNGYQNGQDLADTAVKAIEGGALTSSANPSRSTLIIHSVQRPGEPVAQSSPMHQTNGYNHSLPRDNQSNYVITDNGNDPNLDDRGRTRKKRDFFGTLKRRLGRSKSRAKSVDRGMIPIDADNPNAQLRSVSADRGGLNSNNTSAGPRLVVPTLDQSRRSSLSESSAISGFSSASTKTYVHEASTLVLETIENGVKRHFLVPLAVAQRPRWRRKGTKLHIYNDHTFVAKHLSGGLTCDVCNRSIPRRPGKQGYECRDCMTKCHKQCHVRVPQACTNPTVLSMELSKLNSAAAERSIRKT
- the LOC119071060 gene encoding uncharacterized protein LOC119071060 isoform X3 → MADLADQIDDYICSFEGVGDLTMDTLAMLIFAWAVLALFLVWLCKFLYNKYVKKGNVPDTSKIGTSPSEKLRKTELKELSASKDIKGLDLAAKSLAPGSKGIVKPTSRSGSIDLSSRKRLSRKSPGPELRKPLRSIPPPSNVVGPESSSVTWTSQVFRWLYSDLVIVNELLQSWVTTLNENTKKTVESTGVAVEIVRVLPESPPPNLSNIYCESLDTQPSEMTITLDCEATPVLQIKTFRQKAGKVETSHYKATISRIRARLSIALSYNTLKGDMRVEGFPDIRITLNSVGAIKTLDQDEKQLQEVINEILTTTIRDTIYPVDFSIYSTCPRAVEMDPPEIPVNLPIHYDSLAHNMEHLNPLQAQESPVTAVPSGRRLLVKVVKGEGLTTANDPYCVIEMDEPPQKNQTGARQGTTPFWDEHFLFDLSEQSAEILFEIYDRPANGTDPPKFLGLGLVGIDELAVGPASSQILTLQPRPYETESVSGAITVEFVFIEGAEVPAGRRPYKFKEALKITNPAVVNGYQNGQDLADTAVKAIEGGALTSSANPSRSTLIIHSVQRVELNQDGQIQVDESVDVTQDNNSLVANVGSPVNDGELLDDTNDSSIITADVEVLENGTASEVPGEPVAQSSPMHQTNGYNHSLPRDNQSNYVITDNGNDPNLDDRGRTRKKRDFFGTLKRRLGRSKSRAKSVDRGMIPIDADNPNAQLRSVSADRGGLNSNNTSAGPRLVVPTLDQSRRSSLSESSAISGFSSASTKTYVHEASTLVLETIENGVKRHFLVPLAVAQRPRWRRKGTKLHIYNDHTFVAKHLSGGLTCDVCNRSIPRRPGKQGYECRDCMTKCHKQCHVRVPQACTNPTVLSMELSKLNSAAAERSIRKT
- the LOC119071060 gene encoding uncharacterized protein LOC119071060 isoform X6, which codes for MADLADQIDDYICSFEGVGDLTMDTLAMLIFAWAVLALFLVWLCKFLYNKYVKKGNVPDTSKIGTSPSEKLRKTELKELSASKDIKGLDLAAKSLAPGSKGIVKPTSRSGSIDLSSRKRLSRKSPGPELRKPLRSIPPPSNVVGPESSSVTWTSQVFRWLYSDLVIVNELLQSWVTTLNENTKKTVESTGVAVEIVRVLPESPPPNLSNIYCESLDTQPSEMTITLDCEATPVLQIKTFRQKAGKVETSHYKATISRIRARLSIALSYNTLKGDMRVEGFPDIRITLNSVGAIKTLDQDEKQLQEVINEILTTTIRDTIYPVDFSIYSTCPRAVEMDPPEIPHNMEHLNPLQAQESPVTAVPSGRRLLVKVVKGEGLTTANDPYCVIEMDEPPQKNQTGARQGTTPFWDEHFLFDLSEQSAEILFEIYDRPANGTDPPKFLGLGLVGIDELAVGPASSQILTLQPRPYETESVSGAITVEFVFIEGAEVPAGRRPYKFKEALKITNPAVVNGYQNGQDLADTAVKAIEGGALTSSANPSRSTLIIHSVQRVELNQDGQIQVDESVDVTQDNNSLVANVGSPVNDGELLDDTNDSSIITADVEVLENGTASEVPGEPVAQSSPMHQTNGYNHSLPRDNQSNYVITDNGNDPNLDDRGRTRKKRDFFGTLKRRLGRSKSRAKSVDRGMIPIDADNPNAQLRSVSADRGGLNSNNTSAGPRLVVPTLDQSRRSSLSESSAISGFSSASTKTYVHEASTLVLETIENGVKRHFLVPLAVAQRPRWRRKGTKLHIYNDHTFVAKHLSGGLTCDVCNRSIPRRPGKQGYECRDCMTKCHKQCHVRVPQACTNPTVLSMELSKLNSAAAERSIRKT
- the LOC119071060 gene encoding uncharacterized protein LOC119071060 isoform X13, whose translation is MADLADQIDDYICSFEGVGDLTMDTLAMLIFAWAVLALFLVWLCKFLYNKYVKKGNVPDTSKIGTSPSEKLRKTELKELSASKDIKGLDLAAKSLAPGSKGIVKPTSRSGSIDLSSRKRLSRKSPGPELRKPLRSIPPPSNVVGPESSSVTWTSQVFRWLYSDLVIVNELLQSWVTTLNENTKKTVESTGVAVEIVRVLPESPPPNLSNIYCESLDTQPSEMTITLDCEATPVLQIKTFRQKAGKVETSHYKATISRIRARLSIALSYNTLKGDMRVEGFPDIRITLNSVGAIKTLDQDEKQLQEVINEILTTTIRDTIYPVDFSIYSTCPRAVEMDPPEIPHNMEHLNPLQAQESPVTAVPSGRRLLVKVVKGEGLTTANDPYCVIEMDEPPQKNQTGARQGTTPFWDEHFLFDLSEQSAEILFEIYDRPANGTDPPKFLGLGLVGIDELAVGPASSQILTLQPRPYETESVSGAITVEFVFIEGAEVPAGRRPYKFKEALKITNPAVVNGYQNGQDLADTAVKAIEGGALTSSANPSRSTLIIHSVQRPGEPVAQSSPMHQTNGYNHSLPRDNQSNYVITDNGNDPNLDDRGRTRKKRDFFGTLKRRLGRSKSRAKSVDRGMIPIDADNPNAQLRSVSADRGGLNSNNTSAGPRLVVPTLDQSRRSSLSESSAISGFSSASTKTYVHEASTLVLETIENGVKRHFLVPLAVAQRPRWRRKGTKLHIYNDHTFVAKHLSGGLTCDVCNRSIPRRPGKQGYECRDCMTKCHKQCHVRVPQACTNPTVLSMELSSLPMLSDSNL